Within Wyeomyia smithii strain HCP4-BCI-WySm-NY-G18 chromosome 2, ASM2978416v1, whole genome shotgun sequence, the genomic segment AGATCCGCATCCCGGCGCTCATCTTGGGAATCACTATCCGATTGCGAGGACGATTCGGAATGTTGCTGCTGCCGGGATGGGGGAGGTGGATGATGAGCTTGCTGAACGGCCGGGGTGGCACCACTATCGCCCTGAATAATGCCTCTCTTGGCCAGGCGCTTTTGCAGTGCCTCAGGGagcatttttattatattttcaatGAAAACTGCACTGTTTTACTCATCAACACTGTGGACAACAACAAAATGTACTGACAGCTTGTTGTTTTCACGTTACACGTGAATATGAATTgtccaaatttaaataaaaatcgtgTACGCCATCTATGTTTCATTTAATGCCCTATTCTCGCAACCTAGCGAGAGGCAAATTTGCGATTCTCGAAGTTGTTAATGCCCATGTGATTGCGAACATAACTGTCGTAAGTAAAGCAACTTAACCACCTAATAGAGATTAGAAGTTTCGTTTAAGACTAATATTGTTGATGTAGTTGATCGATAGTCATACTCGATTACATAAACGGAAGTTAGGCAGTGAAAGTAAGTtgtcttttcataactttcaaTAAAAACCATCAACAAGTAAAACattatatttttacttttatttttacttACCTTGACTTTTAAAGGTTGTGTTTTGaggtagaatacgtcttacggcaacatatacactgcctataatcgcatatcagtcccatctggaaaatcgtcgagttgagaaaacagcgtttaaagatatttttcttgttttgggtattCCACCTGTTTGGGGTGgattattcttattttttcgacataatgtaatgaaatagaccttAATCATCACTTTTTCATCAAAGAAGTGCCTTTTTCGTGAAAActacaatgaaaaataaagacGAGACTGGTATGAGATTATTaaggccatcgagtagcaaaaaaatcacataccAGTCTCACTCTCAACCGCTATGTGaggagtagtcatatttttctcaagtattttgaatatgggcagaTGTTTATGACCGCAGACAGCTTCTATGCTGCATGAAAAATGGGGGAGACGTCCAACCATTACTTACCCCAACTTTAAGGTCGTCTTAGAACAAGCAAAATATAAGGTTGGAGTCTTAGATatgctactgaataatttcctttcttacgtcttcagtgtttcgcaatacgtgctgaataaaattattccgcatTAGTCCGTGCATTtggcatattggaaaagtggtattgagatAGGGAAGtctccaatttcattacaacagtgacttgacagaagacgacggcgatgaaaagaggtacaagCTGTTTTTAGCTAACCAATGAAAACGATTTCTACTGAGTTCTGACAATTTGTGTGTGTTTGAAACAACCTTGcattatttaattatttgatgattttttaacagtaaaaagcttgaaaacagACCAAATATGTGCTACAtgtctagaaaatctataacgagcgtcttagcagagtgattgagatcaatcatagaaatagttatcggtttccgttatacttttatatttttttggaaataaatattgaaattcagtccgcaaatatatatttcgactgtgacgtacagtcttcctcagtgcttatgtggactggtaaagagcaaagcgtaaatcctgttttttttatttgtagtaggtaaaaatgaaaatttagcacccttaattggagttaggtagggaattatgcggtcgattgtttaccgtaccatgtctggggtttttgggaagcagattgaatagccatgaggggtgattacctgcgtctttattgagaagcgtgcatgagtgttgtttataaatttctaaactttcagctacgtctaatttccataaattattaacggggcggaggaggtgaatgttatccgaagttagtggatgttcctcgttaaaaatatgttcagccacttttgatttgaaatggtgtggtggggcatttgttgaaactttacttgctttgttcacttctgcgaaatgttctttgaaacgtatccctaggttacgttttttagtgactgcatgcaattttataaattccagctttgtttagggtatcaatagggtctttggtagaccccatggattgaagaaaaaaatatggcaatactTAAGAgaacatttggtgggactgatatgcgattaattttaagatgggacaatttgacctcacatttttttccgactttttcaaataaaacatacttttttgtttccttaatcgatagtagagcaagaaatagatggaatctgatatttaactcaaaaacgatgaaaatccatatgggactggtatgcgattataggcagtacaggagtccaatttcaaaaaccgaaaacagtCAGTTTCTAAccgtcttttttttattcttacagCAATTGATAAGAAAATCATCTTTGCACCCACCCAaacgcagaaaattgttatttgctTATTCGAATTTTTGTACTactaaaaattgtcaaaccttgttgatatgcagatttcgacctctgattggttgctCAATGCTTGCTTCTCCTAACAAGGGCGAAATATTATTTTACCTGGTTTATGACCACTGAAACTGAATCAGTTTGTTGTTGTCCACAATTACCAAACTtgtgaaaatattgtttaatcttGTGCAAAATACCCTCGTTAGATCTGTTCCTTGCTTGTTACGCATATGCCGATAGCTGCGTTGAAGATTATCTCGGTTTTGATCTGGCTATTTTTTATCACTTTGAACTGTTTTTCGTGTAGTTTTACTTATCAttaataagaaaaaacaaaacattgtgaaaaaagcaaacacattttgaatcaaaatgttTTTATAGTATCcattatgcgattattttttatataggaCAAACTGACCTCCTATTTTTTGTTTATCACTGGTgtcaaattgaaaaatttgtatgaaattttCGTTACATTTCGATTTCCAATTGAAGTTTCAAATGAATTTCGATTTCTTCATACctacaaaaaatcatttcacaAATCTCGAGTAATTGCGATCAGGTTGAAGCAAGTAATGGCAACAAAATGCACAGTTTTAACTTACAAATAATAATACCAAACAGTCGATAGTTTTGGTCCAACCCTTTGTATTTGAATCAGAATGCCTCTACACATATTAACCAACTAACCAATTTTACTATAAATGACATGCTGGATGCAATCGCAAAAACGCTGAACATAAATAGATTCCCATTGGCTGCGACACGAAGAAAAATCAACGAGAGCTACTTGCCAACCGTCAGAACGCAGAACTTAAAGAAAATGAAATCAAAACTAGGAAAAAGAAAGCACACGGTTTTTCGacaatattgaaaattttccagtttttaacTCATTAAAGCAAGAAGGCTTCccaaattttgaattattgattTTCTTATCTTACATTATTGTTTGGTATAgtttatatataaaatattaaaatagagCGTGTGTTGCATACGATTACGTCATAGGCAGAGTTTAATTGCTTTACAGAATATCATAATCAAGAAATAGGTGCGTCCAGAACTCATACCATATGGACACGAAAGCCTACACATACGCATCCACCAAATATTGCAAATTGCAACACATCTGGAAGCACAACGAAGTACATTCTCGGTTATTAGAAACAGTACAAGCGCCAATCCCAAAAATCCTTCGACCCAAGAATACAGACGACTTCAGCCGTATTACTCTATTCCCAGCAATGCTGGACGAAAGATGGCGGAAGAGGAAAACAacgtaaatctttttttttttttattctcgcttattttccgtcggtctagctccgccactgttgttgtgccaatcaccgacgcccggggaggcgactccacccaggaccctaactcacgacccgtttatacccgtttattaacggaccggcgccaacggctttacttcctcatgcgatggaaggcgtgatcccagagatttttcgcctcagaaaatctcccggtgtcggctaggattgaatctagaccagttgggttggttgtgagcggatcacgccacctcacaaccatcgacacctatgtcggcggtgggattcgaccCAAgggtcgagcgtggttggcagagacgttaccaaccacgctaggcccccgctcaaacgTAAATCGTGTCCCTAGACTTGCGTACGCCAGGTATTTTGCATCATCACAGTTGGTTCCGAAAACACTGGCAAAGTTAGCAGTAGCAGCGTACCTAACAAACCGCATAGCACTTGTAAAAAGTTGCCTGAACAATCGAGAAACATTTTCCGACGCTTTTCATCGTTATTTCCGTGAGAGATCCTAATCTAAAGTGGAAAACCTTGCACTAAACATGCCAATTAGTCACGGCCTACATATACATTAGAGTGGCCGCTAAAATGGTCAAGTCAAATTTCAAGAaagatctgtgcaaaatttcagcttaatcaattttttcaatttttgacccCTCGAAAATGGACAATCctatttaaaaatcaatttcaagATGCAAACCACATGGTTATCATTTAAATGTTTATTAGGCATcttaaacttgattttttattaGAATTGTTCATTGAAACTTCGAACgcattggaatagtgtccctcgatgaggaacttttatttattattgttgaAGTTTACTTAATCGGTTTTAGAATCCGAAAACAAGTGCTAACAGAGAAAATGATAGAGAACAAGTTGATATtcttatgtttgtatttcacctcACAGATTTAGAGTATTTCGACCCAATACACAGATGGCTCGTAAAGCTGCTCAGAATATTTTCCTACTCTACGTTCTTAAAGTATCAACGCTAACGAAACACAAAAGAGACCCACTCAAAAAAGGACGTCCTTGTCACAATTGCAGATATGAACGAAATTATCGGAAATacagtctgtttttttttacacggatttttttcacgcggattttttgaattaacgcggttttacGCGGATATTtgattaacgcggttttttacgcgataccgcgctaattcataaaaaaatcgcgAATTTctgaattaacgtgggtttggaaccagaaacgtttaagtgctTATCTAATacagcggttttcaaccgggggggaattcccccccaGGGGGAAATTTACCCGttgcagggggggggggggaattgcgagtggaaaaatttcacatgtaatgGGCTTTTGTGATTGATGGTGGTGCgacattttattcatttttttttcaaatgtgctTGTTAACGATAAATCGTCACACACACCTTCACAAGAGATGCTGAATTGTATGCCCGTGTATTGGTGTTCTCCTGCTCCTGCTTGAAACCTGGTcaaaatttaagtttaaaaagccttatattttttaattactacagCTTTTCTTTCACGGTGCCCATAGGGGGGGGGAAAAGCttgtaaaaattatcaaaagggggtgcatgaactgaagaaggttgaaaaccactgaTCTAGTAAAAGACTCAGTCCAAAAAATATCCTCTGCcatccgaaagatccggaatgacagtcaaagaggacaatttaaatactggttctagagcgtctcgggttttttctaaagcccttcttgctggacaaCTGaccgcggatttttaaattaaggtgtttttttacgcggatttttgaattaacgcggtttttttacgaggtacgtatcccccgcgtaaagaaAACCTGACTATATCTTCGTCAATTTGCGGAAGACAGGAAAAGATGAAGGCAAGAATAGTCGAAGAACCATTAGAAGGAGACTACGAGCTGGAGTTCACTGGGTTTTTGGATGGAGATAATAGGAATACAAACTTTGAGGGATTGAACGAGACGAGTGGCTCGTCAATAACTATCGAATCAAAtcaacataaaatgaaaatgatatttgTTACGGCCTGATTAtattgtaaacttcgtaataattgtgaagttttcaaaagtgaaaaatggaaaatttttttttgcagtttgtTAAGTGCACTAAGATGCACTAATTTGGAAAAATAACACGATTCATACGCATCTGTGTTTTTCGCGGTATGTCGGTTTCGACCTCTACCTCTAATATTACCAAAAAATCAAATACAGATGGCGCATCAAATGCCCCCAATTTGACGTTTCAACGTTTTAAATGCCTGCAAGTGCATCTGTTGCGCGAATTCAGTTCGTAACCGTTTGTTTAGTTTTCCATGCATGATTATTTGTATGGCAGGGGTGGCAATCGTTGGATTTCAACTTAAAATGATTCCAGAATTACAGGAAATTCTGCAGCTGATACAGGAGAAACTGTATCGTGGTTATATGTGTTCGAAACAAAGTGGAATCGACTGGCTTAATGTGAGTAACGAGACGAAGTATTTGCCTATTTTTGAGTTACCATTGCCCAACTGTAATTTCAGACGGTTTGTGGAGATTTCTTCAAACTTTTTCGGGTCTTGCACAAATTTATAGTATTTGAAGCGTGCAACAATGTTGGTGTtatgaaaattacatttctctGTTTGTCACAAATAGTGGTATGCATTCGGTGTTTGGAGCAGACGTTGATGGTTGAATGCGAAAAACAATGTGTTTTATCGGTAAAGTATTTCAAATAGTTCAACTTAAATTTCATTTCGACATAAAATCAATCATGCTTCTAGTCAACTCGGCAATGTTTTCTGGACAGGATAGTTTGGTGTATGGCGAAGCTGAAAGCTTTGTCAGAGGATTCAGATTCTGTAGAGCGTGAAAACacaatggaatcaaattttgtTAACTTTCTCGATTTGGCACTCAGTTTGGTCGAACCTCTTACGGTTGCTTTTGAAAGTAAGCACGAAATCAATCAAGCACAGCAAGATGCTGAAGCTATGATGGAAACGGCAAAGATAAGATCGGTTGTAGAAGCCCTTGTTGCACAAACGCTCTCCTTCGGTAATGTTTTAAATGCGAAGGAACGAACTCAGCTAATGGGCGCCAGTCAAAAAGTGCTGAAGGAATGCATTTCATTGGAAAAGGAATCGGCGCTGGTAGAGGGAGAGGATAAACCAAACGCCCAGAGTCGTCTTCTGAAAGCAAGTGCTTTAGAAAGCGCTATTTTTCAGCTAGAAGCACAAGTTAATGACTGTCTGCTGCGGCTGGTGTACGATACGTTTGCTGAGTTAAATCAGAATTTGATTGGAGACATGAGAAGTTTGGTGAAGAATGAAGCACCAGAAGAAGATATCAGTTCTGCTACTGATAAGTTTGATTCACTTGTGGATAAGATGATGCAAATAGGATTATTCGCAATATCTTACGCTGATAATTATAAGGGTAACTAACGATTAACCGGCCCAATGAAGGTACATGAAATTGTATTGTTTATTGCAGTTGCTTCAACGATTAGAAGCTGTTTAGCGTCGATAGAGGCTTTGGACTCTTATCTTGTTCCCTCCATTTTTGTACCCTGTAATCACCATTCCAAGCTGCTGGAAGAACACTGGTCTGCCGAACTTTCCATGCTTCGGTACCACGTTCAAAGGATAATAGACAGTAATGCTTTCGCGTTGGCTCTAGTGGAGATATTGGACTGTGGCATAGACTCGCTCCTGTGCAGTTTCAATGTGACGGAAGCGTTGACACTGATTCGGCAAGCGGAGGTTTTCAGGGAGCATTtggaatttaatttttcagATTTGAAGTTGGCCGAGGAACCGCTGAAAATTCACTTCGAAGACTTCAAAACGATGGTACTTGAATGTAGGGCTATTGTAAAGTGTTTCAAGGAAGATCCAACGATTGATACAGATCGTATTCTTAAGAGATTTCGGATAATGttgataaaactgaaaaaaattcaacaaacaATCAGTGTTGGTAAATCGAAAGATGCATCAACAGCTCATACAAGCGAAGTACAGCTGCTCATTCCGGATTTGGCTAGAACCGACGAGGAAAAAGCTGTGGAGCAGAGCGTTAAAGATTTCTTTTCTAGCACCATTCCGCGACCCTCAATGACTAGCATTTTGTACCGCAGCCGACGTGGGCAGGGTCGTTCCCGGCAAGGTTCTATTGCTTCACTCGGAGAGTTAAAGAGTTTTTCAGATGTAACGGCTCAATTGCGTCAGCGCGCGGAAACAACTCCGGAAAAAAGCGTTGCAGGTGTGGCGGCAGGAGCATGTTCTAGCAGGAAACGAAGAAATAGCCTGCGGGTGGCAATCTTCAAGCGGAAGCACAACAAACAGACGGCGGAGTTTTTTGACAGTTTTCGAAGTGAAATCGACTTTCAGATTACGGGTTTGTGCTGTTAGCGAGAACTTTTCCCAAACagaagttgatttttttcttattgtaGAAATTTTGGACCAACTTAATGATCTTTCAACCACATTTTCCCAAAACGAACATGTGGAGCCTGATACTCCGACTAGCAATGTCACTGAGGAGAAACCAGTTACCAAAAAGTCTATCACCAAAGAGGAGATAGCAATTTTGGACGATAATAGAATTTGTATTAATATAACTACcgatatttgaaactgtttcaGGTAATTTGTCTGAAATTTAAACTGTGTACTATATTATAAGATGTACGAGTAGGGCTAAccagaagacaaaaaaaaataatataaaggtATAGTTATAAGCCGATTATAAAGAATCCAGTGATTCTCGAGGTTTTTACAAAAGAGGTTTTTAAAAAAAGCACAATATAATTCAATATAATTATAAAACATTGTTATCAAATGTCATAAGAAatctccttcagaatattttaCATTTCTTTGTTGAAAGCAATGGATAGCGGAAATCAGATAGAAGCCCTTGATACGGACTTAAGCAATATTGTTTGGATGTGTAAGGGAATTTGTAGATGGAAAAATAATTCCATGTGCGTAAAAATGCGTATCCTTGCAGTTGTAATGTGTGTTTTAATGATACACATCTCTCCGTAGATTCCTTCATTGCAACGGTTGAGTAAACACCCATTATGCACAATGGAACGCACGCGATGCAAAGCGCGCGTAACTGCACACACGGTATCCCTAGCGACGTTTTCAGCGTTTGATCGATGGTATTACAATTATTTTGTTTTCCGTTCGCTATTCTGTATTTACGAACTATTCGAAGACAAAGAGACACAAAACAGAGAAGTTCGTTCTGCGTACCGCAATGTTGAAGTTGAAGAAAAAGcttaaaaataagctaaaattgtCCAAAATCGAGTGTCAACCGGATGACTTCAGCGTCCTTTCGCATGGTTTTGTTCCGACTGCGATGCCGGCTTCGAAGGTGATTGCTTTTGAACGGTCCAGCAGCGACAGTAGTGACGCTGACAACAGTAGCGGCAACGCTAACTTTCCGGAAGCGCCCCCTGGCAGCCCGGATGAAGCCATCGGTTCCAGCCAACACAGTGATCAGCATTCATCGCCCCTAAGTTATAACTGTTGCTACAGCTATAATTTTAACATAAATTACAACTTTTCACCTCCTCCTCATGGTTGCAATGTAACTGGGGCTAGGCTATCGCCACCAAAATGGTGCGACGAAGAAATATGTGAAGAACTGTGTCACTTCGATAGCAACAGCAATTTGGTGTCGGAGAGTTCGATTGAAGCGAACCGAAAAAGTCGAACAAGCAGGAAGGTACGACCGGTGTCAACAGAAAAGAGTAAAAGAAGCACCTCCAGCATGTCGTCCAAAGTTGTCCCAGTGAATCCTAGACTATTGAAGGCTGGAATGAACGCTCCCAGATGCCTTTCGACGAGCGATTTGTCCACCTACAAAGGTAGTATGTTTAGTGAAAGCAGCCAGGACTATCAGAACATTTGCTCTCGCCTCAACTCGGTGAAAGTGACTGAAATATTAGACAGAAATGGGGCAGACCTGACGGATCACGATAGAAGAATTTTACATTGTATGGTTTTGAAGCGCATCAAAGAGATTGAACGATTGGAAGAATCGGTACTGGCGAAACAATGTTGGGAGCAGGAGAAACTGTGTCGAAAAACGCTTCTCGATGAACAGGAACGTAATTATAAAAAAGCAATTCGTCAAAAAAGGAATATAGAACAAATTGAAATTCGTAACCGAAAACAGCGACTGGAGCGACTCGAACAGCAGCAGATCGAGAAAATCCAGAATGAGATAACCGAAAAGGATATCCGCTCGAGCAGTCTGCTGAAGACGCTGGAAATTCAAAAAGGTATTAAGGAGTGCGAGAAGAAAAGCCGCGAATTGAAGCGAATGGAGGAGGCTACCATCAATCAGGAGGAGAAAACACTGGACAAAGACATCTGGCGGCAGTCGCTGGTCGATCATCTGGAGGAACGCGTCCAGCGGGCGGACGAACTGCGTCAGCAGGTTCTCGAGGTGTACCGGCGCCGGTTGAAGATCGATAATCAACTGGAACGGAAAATGCATTCGCACAATCTCAAGCAAACGCTGGAGCAAGAGCGCTACAGGCTGATGCAGCTGAAGGAACGCATTGTGGTGCGGGAAAGTCGCTTTCAGCGATTCAAGGACAGCAGGAAACGCATTTTTGACCAGCTGAAGAGTCGAGCCAAAACGACTGCAGCCCTGAGGGACATGGTTAAGCATTCGATCAGTCCCAATACGTGCCCGAAGACGATCGCCGGAAGCCAACGGGTGTTCAGCGTGGTGCAGGTTAAGTGAGCGGGAAACGATGCCCGACTGGTTTTGTTGTAAGATGTAATGTGTAGTGTGGCGTTTGATAATTGTCGAATTTTCCTtaacaaaatatatgtataCTAGAAAGAGTGGTAATTATTTTATAAACCGAAAGTTGTCTTTTTGTAATTTGCATTGActgcaattttcaattttagctATAAATTTAGGCAAAATATTTAAGAATATTGGCTACTGGACTAGAGATGAGATCAGTTCAGTAGTTGATTCTCATAATGAAAGATTGAAAGACTATAGATTATAGAAACTTAATTAATTCTATGagtaaaaatacaaaacttttgTTACTATTTGTTACTTTCTGAAAATTGGAAAGTAAGAATTATTTATCTCACtgaaaataacaacaaaaaattattaatgtcAGTTTCAAAATCAGTTTCAGGGTGGCGACTACTGGGAACGACACGAAAACGAAAGTACCAATCAATGCCAAATGAGttgaaaatatgcaaaaa encodes:
- the LOC129723244 gene encoding serendipity locus protein alpha-like; translation: MIICMAGVAIVGFQLKMIPELQEILQLIQEKLYRGYMCSKQSGIDWLNTVCGDFFKLFRVLHKFIVFEACNNVGVMKITFLCLSQIVVCIRCLEQTLMVECEKQCVLSSTRQCFLDRIVWCMAKLKALSEDSDSVERENTMESNFVNFLDLALSLVEPLTVAFESKHEINQAQQDAEAMMETAKIRSVVEALVAQTLSFGNVLNAKERTQLMGASQKVLKECISLEKESALVEGEDKPNAQSRLLKASALESAIFQLEAQVNDCLLRLVYDTFAELNQNLIGDMRSLVKNEAPEEDISSATDKFDSLVDKMMQIGLFAISYADNYKVASTIRSCLASIEALDSYLVPSIFVPCNHHSKLLEEHWSAELSMLRYHVQRIIDSNAFALALVEILDCGIDSLLCSFNVTEALTLIRQAEVFREHLEFNFSDLKLAEEPLKIHFEDFKTMVLECRAIVKCFKEDPTIDTDRILKRFRIMLIKLKKIQQTISVGKSKDASTAHTSEVQLLIPDLARTDEEKAVEQSVKDFFSSTIPRPSMTSILYRSRRGQGRSRQGSIASLGELKSFSDVTAQLRQRAETTPEKSVAGVAAGACSSRKRRNSLRVAIFKRKHNKQTAEFFDSFRSEIDFQITEILDQLNDLSTTFSQNEHVEPDTPTSNVTEEKPVTKKSITKEEIAILDDNRICINITTDI
- the LOC129724316 gene encoding uncharacterized protein LOC129724316, encoding MLKLKKKLKNKLKLSKIECQPDDFSVLSHGFVPTAMPASKVIAFERSSSDSSDADNSSGNANFPEAPPGSPDEAIGSSQHSDQHSSPLSYNCCYSYNFNINYNFSPPPHGCNVTGARLSPPKWCDEEICEELCHFDSNSNLVSESSIEANRKSRTSRKVRPVSTEKSKRSTSSMSSKVVPVNPRLLKAGMNAPRCLSTSDLSTYKGSMFSESSQDYQNICSRLNSVKVTEILDRNGADLTDHDRRILHCMVLKRIKEIERLEESVLAKQCWEQEKLCRKTLLDEQERNYKKAIRQKRNIEQIEIRNRKQRLERLEQQQIEKIQNEITEKDIRSSSLLKTLEIQKGIKECEKKSRELKRMEEATINQEEKTLDKDIWRQSLVDHLEERVQRADELRQQVLEVYRRRLKIDNQLERKMHSHNLKQTLEQERYRLMQLKERIVVRESRFQRFKDSRKRIFDQLKSRAKTTAALRDMVKHSISPNTCPKTIAGSQRVFSVVQVK